A genomic segment from Spinacia oleracea cultivar Varoflay chromosome 3, BTI_SOV_V1, whole genome shotgun sequence encodes:
- the LOC110780913 gene encoding uncharacterized protein, with product MPDDFKDLTDDEEPQGEEDGSNPDPVTQRLNKMDARMTKHYSRLMKLMIKLPGAPTPLETEPTDGYAASPFCETIARVTVPHTLRLPTWTTLYDGTSDPYRHVNFYKQRMWQIGIPYDLVEPVMCKSFGGTLDGAALEWLMNVAPGSISCLSDLINAFYQQFASSRQLEKQTSDLYRTAIEAFKRGLIPNSELYREITKYPCTTFEEVRSRATAQMWIEDDEVIRTASQRSTGGSSDRRSYTPRSSSWRHQPYNRQNQVQNFNQYDDANNVYRNERVVYPPISEYGFNVDIGGVVNALQNLGGTVRWPKKSDRPDSMKDMSRWCDFHRDNGHTTEECISLKKEVAYLLKRGHLKELLSDKGKETYNKDSNTQPSPAPSGDRPAPPMFEKVVNVIYGGSDICGLTSSAAKKINRGEFEVVKEGQIEDEVALDKSLATMTITFDDSDSTDTQQEHHDGLVISLPIGNTLIKRILIDNGSSANVLFLEALQEMGLEEKSIIRRSTVLVGISGESL from the exons ATGCCCGACGATTTCAAAGATCTGACAGACGACGAAGAGCCCCAAGGTGAGGAAGACGGATCGAACCCGGACCCGGTGACCCAGCGCCTGAACAAGATGGACGCTCGCATGACAAAGCATTACTCTCGCCTGATGAAGCTAATGATCAAGCTACCCGGAGCACCCACACCATTAGAGACCGAACCAACCGACGGGTATGCGGCATCACCATTTTGTGAAACGATCGCCAGAGTAACGGTTCCACACACACTTCGACTCCCTACGTGGACCACCCTGTATGATGGAACGTCTGATCCTTACCGGCACGTCAACTTCTACAAGCAGCGCATGTGGCAGATCGGAATCCCATACGATTTGGTCGAGCCTGTCATGTGCAAGTCGTTCGGCGGTACCCTCGATGGAGCAGCTCTGGAATGGCTCATGAACGTCGCCCCCGGATCCATCTCCTGCCTGTCCGACCTAATCAACGCTTTTTATCAGCAGTTCGCCAGCAGTCGCCAATTGGAAAAGCAAACCAGTGACCTCTATCG GACAGCTATCGAGGCATTCAAAAGAGGTCTCATCCCCAATTCGGAGCTGTACCGGGAaataaccaaatacccctgtACAACCTTCGAGGAGGTGCGATCGAGAGCCACCGCCCAAATGTGGATTGAAGACGACGAGGTCATCCGGACGGCGTCCCAACGCTCAACAGGGGGCAGCAGCGACAGGAGATCGTACACCCCAAGGAGTAGCAGCTGGCGACACCAGCCGTATAACCGGCAGAACCAGgtacaaaatttcaatcaatacgATGACGCTAACAATGTTTACAGGAATGAACGGGTCGTTTATCCCCCCATCTCCGAGTATGGCTTCAACGTCGACATCGGAGGCGTGGTAAACGCCCTTCAAAATCTAGGTGGTACTGTCAGATGGCCTAAGAAGAGCGACAGACCAGACTCCATGAAGGACATGAGCAGGTGGTGCGACTTCCACCGCGACAATGGCCACACAACCGAGGAATGCATCTCCCTCAAAAAGGAGGTGGCGTATCTATTGAAAAGAGGCCACCTGAAGGAGCTGCTAAGCGACAAAGGGAAGGAGACGTACAACAAGGACAGCAACACCCAACCCAGCCCAGCACCAAGCGGCGACCGACCGGCCCCGCCCATGTTCGAAAAAGTGGTAAATGTTATTTATGGTGGTTCAGATATCTGTGGACTAACTtcttctgcagctaaaaaaATCAACAGAGGCGAATTTGAAGTTGTCAAAGAGGGGCAGATCGAAGATGAAGTAGCACTCGACAAGTCATTAGCAACGATGACAATAACCTTCGACGATTCAGATTCAACCGACACACAACAGGAACACCACGACGGGCTAGTCATATCGCTCCCAATAGGCAACACTCTCATCAAAAGGATACTGATCGACAACGGCAGTTCAGCAAACGTACTGTTCTTAGAGGCTCTGCAAGAAATGGGACTAGAAGAAAAGAGTATAATCAGAAGGTCGACGGTCTTAGTAGGAATCAGTGGAGAGTCGCTATGA